The DNA sequence CTCTTTAATTACGCAAAATACGCAGGTTTTGGAACGGCGTCCGGCCCACTTTTGGGGGTTAATTAAAAGCGGAGCCGAACGCCGTTGCAGCTGCTTTCTATTTGGTGCCCTTAATCACTTAAGCAACTCTTGCAACCCGTTGTAGACCTTGCGGGCCGGCAAACCTTTAGCCTCAACGCCGCTTATCCACTTTTCGTTAATGGGCTCAAGCGTCTTTTCCCACAAAGCCGTCTCTTCCGGGGTTGTTTTATAGATAATCTGGCCCATCCCTTTTTCGAGTTCTTTATACTGTCCTTCTTCTACCAGGTACTGTTTGGCCCTCTCCATGCCTGCCCAGTCAAACCCTTCCACAATTATCTGCTGGAGGTCGGCAGGAAGGCTGTTCCATGTCTTAAGATTGATCAAGTAACCCATGGCAATAGACCCCAGCCCGCCTTCTCCCATTTCCGTGTGGTATTTGAACACCTCGTGCGTCTTGAAAGTATTAATGGCTACATAATGGGTCAATATGCCGTCGGCGACGCCTTTTTGCAGGGTATTGTACCAATCGCCCCCGCCCACGCCGCTCATAGCGCTGCCGCCATTAGAAGTGACAACGCTGCAGAGCTGCTCGCCCTCGGCGATTATGACCTTGCCCTTGAGGTCGGCCGGAACCTTGATTTGTTTTTTGGTGGTGTGGACATAGGTATGGGGCATCGCCGTTAAGCTCAGCCACCTTACACCGTTCTTTTCATTCTCTTGCTGAAGTTCCGGGAATTTTTTCAGGAGTTCCCGGTAAACATTGGTCGTCTTGACAACATCCGGCAGGCCAGGCATTGGTAAATTGAAAATATAGTTGAGTTCTTGAACACCCGGGGTAACCCCCACTGTATAATAACCGATATCGGCGACACCAGTGGCCACCCCTTTGTAGGTATCAACGTTCTTTAGCAGCGTGCCGGAATAATATGGGGTGATCTT is a window from the Peptococcaceae bacterium genome containing:
- the dctP gene encoding TRAP transporter substrate-binding protein DctP produces the protein MKKLLVLLTSACVLVLISSMFVAGCSSKTGNQPSTPDTAKVYELKFSSWNPEGGLLAKVETEGMKRIEENSKGRIKITPYYSGTLLKNVDTYKGVATGVADIGYYTVGVTPGVQELNYIFNLPMPGLPDVVKTTNVYRELLKKFPELQQENEKNGVRWLSLTAMPHTYVHTTKKQIKVPADLKGKVIIAEGEQLCSVVTSNGGSAMSGVGGGDWYNTLQKGVADGILTHYVAINTFKTHEVFKYHTEMGEGGLGSIAMGYLINLKTWNSLPADLQQIIVEGFDWAGMERAKQYLVEEGQYKELEKGMGQIIYKTTPEETALWEKTLEPINEKWISGVEAKGLPARKVYNGLQELLK